In the Hordeum vulgare subsp. vulgare chromosome 7H, MorexV3_pseudomolecules_assembly, whole genome shotgun sequence genome, one interval contains:
- the LOC123413474 gene encoding uncharacterized protein LOC123413474 produces MEIKPALLLVACLLLGISNRGTAATCRTSDIVVQTESWPDPAGTPVYYVNLVNNCGCTQKNVKLACPGFNSSVEVYPAAAIKPDGDGKLCSLYSGAPVRPK; encoded by the exons ATGGAGATCAAGCCAGCACTCCTCCTTGTTGCCTGCTTGTTATTGGGCATCAGCAACAGAG GCACTGCAGCAACATGCAGAACTTCAGATATTGTTGTCCAGACAGAGAGCTGGCCCGATCCGGCAGGAACGCCAGTGTACTATGTGAACCTGGTGAACAACTGCGGCTGCACGCAGAAGAACGTGAAACTGGCGTGTCCAGGGTTCAACTCTTCCGTCGAGGTCTACCCGGCCGCCGCCATCAAGCCGGACGGCGACGGCAAGCTCTGCTCCCTCTACAGCGGCGCACCGGTTAGGCCTAAATAG